The following are encoded together in the Phragmites australis chromosome 19, lpPhrAust1.1, whole genome shotgun sequence genome:
- the LOC133900861 gene encoding disease resistance protein RGA4-like has protein sequence MDAAIVSAVLNFALPKIYEAIKGGRRNQRQDLEDDVRSIETEFKFIEAAIKDYRNDPSYVREAWIKALRCLAYDIEDCADRFLPPIFGKEINRRQLADKIGRLKKLAEGISESLRRYIKEKQGPLECAPSSALVAPPTPSSYPQGQDGQGVALDDLVGMEEHLHDLRALVMSPSERKLKVISIVGFGGMGKTLLADLVYRDTDVRKKFPLQAFVLSAGKDKHKILEEIIEQLQAQGVKGKGVHVASASIDVPQVDKGKGMLGASTSTQAPQIENGLFGEGASTRGQQIGVHDGASASGEVSQHMNDVDTRLRLRLAANRYFIVIDDVQTKELGASIIDAFRRAEELEGRIIVTTTIQKVATSCSSGHDHVYKMRRLDDEKAKELFFKQVSKMGPLPGESEQESWDIWKKCDGVPLALVSIAQSCNGDLGRCRDAWRELCTCTTERDRDYWLGRMKAILHHSYDSLSGLGLEVCLLYFCLFPYGHPIRRASLIRRWLAEGLVVPEVEGSKVPLADAAVENFKTLIERNVIWPIPESYNQKVKTCQSLGMMLDYVSRKSESEGFIMLSCDETCEPEDIRRLSLHHTGAADDGSVLFNNDLRRLRTLAVFRSNEGKAALNFSSCVLLRVLDLAACHGLGSRQLKEICKLLRLLKYLSLRAEITVVPREIARLQCLETLDLGKKREEVVTVPAEVLELPNLKYLLGKLKLRKYRWKRNLETFLKQKSKLETLAGFVTTGRSRDFPQLMCHMSRLRKVKMWCVSHADGRTLTHDFSKGIKEFLCKAKLTPRVPHSLSIDFRQCTVPFLNSINAPNDLPAKEDSGSIASLKLRGDLSQIPAFVANLLGIKEVCLSSTTLSLEAILAGLSNLSVLQYLKLDARNIDGDVVVIRPEQFKGLKRMCIVAEQSLPRITIEKGALKLLVSLHLLCQDLDGLSGVQIQHLMSLKEVALHRAVTEQTKDAWKAAARGHPKGPNVLLIDPRRDEEPTQLCPPTQASSGAARGTLSNVATKSRQIAGAIFRLGAGAATN, from the exons ATGGATGCTGCCATAGTCAGCGCGGTGCTAAACTTCGCCCTGCCGAAGATCTATGAGGCGAttaaaggaggaagaagaaaccaGCGGCAGGACCTTGAAGATGACGTCCGATCCATCGAAACAGAGTTTAAGTTCATTGAAGCTGCCATCAAAGATTATCGCAATGATCCGAGCTATGTGCGCGAAGCCTGGATCAAGGCGCTGAGGTGCTTAGCGTACGATATTGAGGACTGCGCAGACCGCTTCTTGCCTCCTATCTTCGGGAAGGAGATAAACCGTCGGCAGCTCGCCGACAAGATTGGTCGACTCAAGAAATTAGCAGAGGGGATAAGCGAGAGCTTAAGGCGTTACATCAAAGAGAAGCAGGGGCCACTAGAATGTGCTCCGTCTTCCGCCTTGGTAGCACCACCGACGCCCTCCTCCTATCCACAAGGGCAGGATGGTCAGGGCGTTGCTCTGGATGACCTGGTCGGCATGGAGGAGCACCTCCATGATCTTCGGGCGCTGGTGATGAGCCCATCAGAGAGGAAGCTCAAGGTGATCTCCATCGTTGGCTTTGGTGGCATGGGCAAGACTCTTCTTGCCGACCTAGTGTACAGGGATACGGATGTGCGGAAAAAGTTCCCTCTGCAAGCTTTTGTTCTCTCGGCAGGCAAGGATAAGCACAAGATTCTGGAAGAGATAATAGAGCAATTACAAGCTCAAGGCGTCAAGGGCAAGGGCGTGCATGTGGCGAGTGCCTCCATAGACGTCCCACAAgttgacaagggcaagggcatgCTTGGTGCGAGCACCTCTACCCAAGCCCCACAGATAGAGAACGGCCTCTTCGGCGAGGGCGCCTCCACTCGTGGCCAACAGATCGGGGTCCATGATGGTGCGAGTGCCTCCGGTGAGGTCTCGCAACACATGAATGACGTAGACACACGTCTAAGATTACGCCTAGCGGCCAACAG GTACTTCATCGTGATTGATGACGTACAAACGAAAGAGTTGGGCGCTTCTATAATAGATGCCTTCCGTCGGGCAGAGGAATTGGAGGGCAGAATTATCGTGACGACGACCATACAGAAGGTAGCTACAAGCTGCAGCTCTGGTCACGATCACGTGTACAAGATGAGACGACTCGATGATGAGAAAGCAAAAGAGCTGTTCTTCAAACAAGTTAGCAAAATGGGGCCACTCCCTGGTGAGAGTGAGCAAGAGTCATGGGACATCTGGAAGAAATGTGACGGTGTACCACTTGCTCTGGTTAGCATAGCCCAGTCCTGCAATGGAGATCTTGGCAGATGCAGAGATGCCTGGAGAGAACTCTGTACGTGTACCACGGAACGGGACAGGGACTACTGGCTAGGAAGAATGAAGGCGATACTTCACCATAGCTACGACAGTCTATCTGGCCTCGGTCTCGAGGTCTGCTTGCTATACTTTTGCCTGTTCCCATATGGCCATCCTATCAGGAGGGCATCTCTGATAAGGAGATGGCTGGCAGAAGGCCTCGTAGTACCAGAAGTTGAGGGCAGTAAAGTTCCCCTGGCCGATGCTGCTGTGGAGAACTTCAAGACCCTCATCGAACGGAATGTCATTTGGCCCATCCCAGAAAGCTACAACCAGAAGGTGAAGACATGCCAATCTCTCGGGATGATGCTGGACTACGTTTCCCGCAAGTCTGAGTCGGAGGGTTTCATCATGTTGTCTTGTGATGAGACGTGTGAACCCGAAGACATCCGCCGGCTTTCTCTCCATCATACAGGTGCTGCCGACGACGGATCGGTCTTGTTCAATAATGATCTACGTCGCCTGCGGACTCTGGCGGTATTCCGTAGCAACGAAGGCAAGGCTGCTTTGAATTTTTCCAGCTGTGTGCTGCTCCGGGTGTTGGATCTAGCGGCATGCCATGGTCTGGGTAGCAGGCAACTCAAAGAAATATGCAAACTGTTGCGGCTGCTGAAATATCTGAGCCTCCGGGCAGAGATTACAGTGGTCCCACGGGAAATAGCGAGACTGCAGTGCTTAGAGACACTCGACctggggaaaaagagagaggaggtaGTCACGGTGCCAGCTGAAGTCCTCGAGCTGCCCAACCTAAAATACCTCCTTGGGAAGTTGAAGCTTCGCAAGTACAGGTGGAAGAGAAATCTAGAGACGTTCTTAAAACAAAAAAGTAAGCTGGAGACGCTAGCAGGATTTGTCACCACCGGCAGGAGCCGAGATTTTCCACAGCTGATGTGCCATATGAGCCGCTTGAGGAAGGTGAAAATGTGGTGCGTTTCCCATGCAGATGGCAGAACCTTGACTCATGATTTTTCAAAAGGCATCAAAGAATTCCTTTGTAAAGCCAAGCTTACGCCCCGCGTCCCTCATTCCCTTTCAATTGACTTCCGACAATGCACGGTACCATTCCTGAACTCTATAAATGCTCCTAATGATCTTCCTGCCAAAGAGGATTCTGGTAGTATTGCATCCCTGAAGCTGCGCGGCGACCTGAGCCAAATTCCCGCGTTTGTTGCTAATCTGCTTGGCATTAAAGAGGTGTGCCTTTCATCGACTACCCTTAGCTTGGAAGCTATTCTAGCCGGCTTGAGCAACTTGTCTGTATTACAATATCTGAAGCTGGATGCACGTAATATTGATGGCGACGTCGTCGTCATACGTCCGGAGCAATTCAAGGGCCTGAAGCGGATGTGCATTGTGGCCGAGCAAAGTCTGCCCCGGATAACAATCGAAAAAGGAGCTCTGAAGCTTCTTGTCTCACTTCATCTGCTCTGTCAAGATCTAGATGGTCTTTCTGGTGTCCAAATCCAACACCTCATGAGTCTCAAGGAAGTTGCACTCCACCGTGCAGTCACCGAACAAACAAAAGATGCTTGGAAAGCAGCTGCGAGGGGCCATCCTAAAGGGCCCAACGTTTTGTTGATCGACCCTCGCCGAGATGAAGAACCGACGCAACTGTGCCCTCCAACCCAAGCATCCAG TGGAGCTGCTCGGGGAACGCTGTCAAATGTAGCTACGAAGTCCAGACAAATAGCTGGTGCCATTTTCCGCCTTGGTGCAGGGGCTGCTACAAATTAA
- the LOC133900864 gene encoding disease resistance protein RGA5-like: MEEVRVTCSLGAMAPLLVQLRRLMETEQSLPQGVLKDELQHLVEDLEKINTSLLDLSEEDNPSFMEKCWMKEVRELSYDMEDYLNTVLHSNAAGGVRKIPWIQTKKNRRRPLIVEDISQFRARLQGLGERHETCKLAGLRARLQQDPIERRKRCQDALTGFQTIVNSMLQTPHSVLDDPMNKLVDLLAFDREPKLKVVPIFGFAGVGKTTLARRLYRHYGGRFHCRGFLRVSRNPDTRRLLMSMLSQIKGPRSQGAFSDVQALTDDINTHLKSKTYLIIVDDLWDTSVWDIISHAFPKGNFCSRIITTTQIEDVALACCSYNPECIYEMRPLSDDQSQQLFSGNSEVMKEAVNLIYNDLPPHLKTCLLYLCIYPEDYTIKKDDLVKQWVAEGFVIEVEGQYIEEAAGGYFDELVISGMIQPLDTNYNDEVLSCTVHHMVLDFIACKSMEDNFICVADYFETVTGLPDKVRRLSMKFGGAKSAQIPGSFRMSQVRSLLFSGFIKCVPSIVDYRLLRVLVLHIWTDQGKARLDLATIGELFQLRYLNIECNTKIKLPAKIRGLQHLRTLKVDARVTVVPSDIVHLQCLLHLHLPSELCLLDLGMLTNVQDLHLTCSPAPSNRLVGNMERLASILGKISNLKSLVFYGASSSENSSFDGFSTVSPAPTLLERLELSPRICINSSLPRWIQELSKLRILKIALQNLSSNDVDTLKALPALAALSLYVRTAPAERIIFNKEGFSVLNYFKFVCTAPCVGFTEGAMLTVQRLKLGFSANTMEQYSPVDAGFQHLTGLEVFSAKIRGAGGDESGRKAVQFALEEAFNQHPSPPIINIQLVDWIFDRDKETSTASQKEKHQTTEELKEVESKPAVVMEDALVSASTGAMNSIIMKLTTLMGERYAKLRDMQKEAVILKDEIDEMDTHLEQLAGMAEPSIELKDCRNQMRELTYDIEDYIDDLMFYFDKCAHQATSWYPEKWATLQKFIDQIRNITGQMEKAGLGNMACKTEMRALGSSYYVASESLLSTVSDKGMGLVGVDGQRDQLARRLIDGERELQVVCILGSAGAGKTTLAKEVYNMIQGRFERQAFVTVSKKVNIKMLLRDIISKLGYLRYYHKRYLFVFDGVWSVEMWDALKRVLPDYGCGSRIIITTCVSDVAESCVKHSSNFIHHMGPLAFEDSLSLFRSIVFGAGRSCPIALEDVAEKIVKACGGIPLAVSVIAGVLASKPAEMAEWDMVEKRMELAGADPLSVDGMRKIFDIGYSDLSRDMKSCLLYLSAFTENDVIKKDRLISRWIAEGFLPKRKEETWLETGESYFLELIARKLIEPVMWEDMFNLIDLIGSVMWEDMQEREHYEMPMGCKVGGFVHDFITSLSSEENFVTWDIEDPACMQHDVIRRISIAGYNNRYALQNLFDEEKNIDLQKVRSLTVFGGVGVPHLSAFIHVRVLDLKDCEVMEDHQLESIGHLSLLRYLALGRTDVQELPKNIMELEHLLTIDLRRTSVRYLPVFRTAKLVSLLARDLELSRGVGEMQELEELSKVHVGGNYSLHDAAELVNKLTRLRLLGVRFDDTLHATETNRQGLKHFLEEVGKSNLQSLTFSRYPCDLFDLLLDCWVRIRPRRLQNFTLKVGGGYVSEVPQEMACLIALTRLDIKVKTVEAEGFRALGNLPNLVLLDLHSKEGTRGRCTVSKDGFQRLKVFVFGCWDGRMGLQFEAGAMPQLRTLLFRMLVRETKTRYGDFNFGIQHLYCLARVHASIDCSRATALDVEAAEAAIREQISKIPNHPVLELERRHKRDMVQNQEQKSQK, from the exons ATGGAGGAGGTTCGAGTTACTTGTTCGCTGGGCGCCATGGCCCCTCTCCTTGTGCAACTCCGTCGATTGATGGAAACCGAGCAGAGTTTGCCACAGGGCGTTCTTAAGGATGAGCTCCAACATCTCGTAGAAGATCTTGAAAAAATAAACACCTCCCTCCTGGATCTTTCAGAGGAGGATAACCCTTCCTTCATGGAAAAGTGCTGGATGAAGGAGGTGCGTGAGCTTTCTTATGACATGGAGGACTACTTGAACACGGTGTTGCACTCCAATGCCGCCGGTGGTGTCCGCAAGATTCCTTGGATCCAGACTAAGAAGAACCGGCGGCGCCCTCTGATTGTTGAAGACATATCACAGTTCAGGGCTCGTTTGCAGGGTCTGGGAGAAAGACACGAGACATGCAAGCTTGCTGGATTGAGGGCTCGTTTGCAGCAGGATCCGATAGAAAGACGCAAAAGATGTCAGGATGCTCTTACTGGTTTCCAAACTATCGTCAACTCTATGTTACAAACTCCACATTCGGTCCTTGACGATCCCATGAACAAGCTCGTCGATTTGCTGGCTTTCGACAGGGAGCCAAAGCTCAAGGTGGTACCTATCTTTGGATTTGCAGGTGTTGGGAAGACAACACTTGCCAGAAGATTGTATCGTCACTATGGGGGGAGGTTCCACTGCCGGGGTTTTCTACGGGTGTCTCGAAACCCAGATACCAGGAGGCTTCTCATGAGCATGCTCTCACAAATTAAGGGGCCACGGTCCCAGGGCGCCTTTTCTGATGTGCAAGCCCTCACCGACGACATCAACACACATCTAAAGAGCAAAAC TTATTTGATTATAGTTGATGATTTGTGGGATACGTCAGTGTGGGATATCATCAGCCATGCTTTTCCGAAGGGCAATTTTTGCAGCAGAATAATAACAACCACACAAATTGAGGATGTTGCTTTAGCTTGCTGCAGTTATAACCCAGAGTGTATATATGAGATGAGACCTCTCAGTGATGATCAATCACAACAATTATTCTCTGGTAATTCGGAAGTGATGAAAGAAGCTGTAAACCTTATCTACAATGATCTTCCACCTCATTTGAAGACATGCCTGCTATATCTTTGTATATATCCTGAGGACTACACGATCAAGAAGGATGATTTGGTGAAGCAGTGGGtagctgaaggttttgtcattgAAGtagaagggcaatacattgaggAAGCTGCAGGGGGTTATTTTGACGAGCTTGTGATCAGCGGAATGATCCAACCTTTAGACACCAATTATAATGATGAGGTGTTGTCATGTACAGTTCATCACATGGTACTGGATTTTATTGCATGCAAATCTATGGAGGACAACTTCATCTGTGTTGCAGATTATTTCGAAACAGTGACAGGACTTCCTGATAAGGTTCGTCGACTTTCCATGAAGTTTGGAGGTGCAAAAAGTGCACAGATACCGGGAAGCTTCAGAATGTCCCAAGTTCGGTCACTTTTATTTTCTGGATTCATCAAATGTGTGCCATCCATTGTGGATTATAGGCTTCTTCGAGTTCTGGTTCTTCATATTTGGACTGATCAAGGCAAGGCGAGGTTAGACCTTGCTACAATCGGAGAACTATTTCAGCTAAGATATCTGAATATTGAATGCAATACGAAGATCAAGCTTCCAGCCAAGATTCGAGGGTTGCAACACTTAAGGACACTGAAAGTAGATGCAAGAGTAACTGTTGTTCCATCAGATATTGTCCATTTGCAGTGTTTGTTGCACCTCCACCTTCCAAGCGAA CTATGCTTACTGGACCTCGGCATGCTGACCAATGTGCAGGATCTTCATCTGACCTGTTCTCCAGCACCGTCCAACCGTCTGGTTGGCAACATGGAACGTCTTGCCTCAATCCTGGGGAAAATCAGCAACCTCaaatctctagttttttatggagCTTCTTCAAGCGAGAACAGCTCTTTTGATGGCTTTAGCACCGTGTCCCCTGCTCCTACCCTTCTTGAGAGGCTTGAGCTGTCGCCGAGGATTTGTATAAATTCGAGCCTCCCCAGGTGGATCCAAGAACTGAGCAAGCTCCGCATTTTAAAGATTGCGCTACAAAACCTGTCGAGCAATGATGTTGATACCCTCAAAGCATTGCCTGCCCTTGCTGCTCTCTCACTGTATGTGCGGACTGCCCCTGCAGAAAGGATCATCTTCAACAAGGAGGGATTCTCAGTTCTCAATTATTTCAAGTTCGTTTGTACCGCACCATGCGTGGGATTTACGGAAGGAGCTATGCTTACTGTCCAAAGGCTCAAGCTAGGTTTCAGTGCTAACACAATGGAGCAATATAGCCCCGTAGATGCTGGCTTCCAGCACTTGACAGGCCTTGAAGtgttctctgcaaaaattagagGTGCTGGTGGTGACGAGTCTGGCAGAAAAGCTGTACAATTTGCATTGGAGGAAGCCTTTAACCAGCATCCAAGTCCTcctatcatcaacatacaattGGTGGATTGGATTTTTGATAGAGATAAAGAAACGAGTACAGCCTCACAAAAGGAAAAACACCAGACTACAGAAG AACTCAAGGAAGTTGAGAGCAAGCCAGCAGTAGTGATGGAGGATGCTTTGGTAAGCGCATCCACTGGGGCCATGAATTCTATTATAATGAAGCTCACGACTCTAATGGGGGAGCGGTACGCGAAGCTCAGAGACATGCAGAAGGAGGCGGTGATCCTAAAGGACGAAATTGATGAAATGGATACTCATCTTGAGCAGCTGGCAGGTATGGCTGAGCCGAGCATAGAGTTGAAGGACTGCAGGAATCAAATGAGAGAGCTGACGTACGACATTGAGGACTACATTGATGATCTCATGTTCTACTTTGACAAATGCGCTCACCAGGCTACTAGTTGGTATCCTGAGAAATGGGCTACACTGCAAAAATTCATTGACCAGATTCGAAACATCACCGGACAAATGGAGAAAGCAGGCCTAGGAAATATGGCGTGTAAGACTGAAATGCGCGCCTTGGGATCAAGCTACTACGTGGCAAGTGAGTCACTGTTGTCCACAGTCTCTGATAAGGGAATGGGCCTTGTGGGAGTTGATGGCCAGCGAGACCAACTTGCAAGGCGGCTGATCGATGGCGAACGAGAGCTGCAAGTGGTATGCATATTGGGGTCTGCAGGAGCAGGCAAGACCACACTTGCCAAAGAGGTGTATAATATGATCCAAGGGCGATTTGAGCGCCAAGCATTTGTAACTGTGTCCAAGAAGGTTAACATAAAAATGCTTCTCAGAGACATAATATCAAAGCTTGGCTACTTAAGATATTACCACAAGAG gtACCTCTTCGTGTTCGATGGTGTATGGTCTGTTGAGATGTGGGACGCCCTGAAACGTGTTCTGCCCGATTATGGTTGTGGAAGTAGGATAATCATCACAACCTGCGTCAGTGATGTAGCTGAATCATGTGTTAAACATTCGTCCAATTTTATACATCACATGGGGCCTCTCGCTTTTGAGGATTCGCTGAGCTTATTTCGGAGTATAGTATTTGGGGCCGGAAGAAGTTGTCCTATTGCACTGGAAGATGTTGCAGAGAAAATAGTGAAAGCATGTGGTGGCATACCCTTGGCAGTAAGTGTAATAGCCGGCGTATTGGCCAGTAAACCTGCAGAAATGGCAGAGTGGGACATGGTTGAGAAACGCATGGAACTGGCAGGGGCGGATCCTCTCAGTGTGGACGGGATGAGGAAAATATTTGACATCGGTTATTCCGATCTTTCCCGGGATATGAAGAGTTGCCTTTTGTATCTGAGTGCTTTCACTGAGAACGATGTGATCAAGAAGGATCGCCTTATAAGTAGATGGATAGCTGAAGGATTTctcccaaaaagaaaagaggaaactTGGTTGGAAACAGGAGAAAGCTACTTTCTAGAGCTTATCGCCAGGAAACTGATTGAACCAGTTATGTGGGAAGATATGTTTAACTTGATTGACTTGATTGGATCAGTTATGTGGGAAGATATGCAGGAGAGGGAACATTATGAGATGCCCATGGGTTGTAAAGTCGGTGGTTTCGttcatgatttcatcacatCCCTGTCCAGTGAAGAGAATTTTGTGACGTGGGATATTGAAGATCCAGCATGTATGCAGCATGATGTGATTCGCCGAATCTCCATCGCTGGGTACAATAACCGATATGCATTACAGAATTTGTTTGATGAGGAAAAAAATATCGATCTACAGAAAGTCCGATCGCTCACAGTTTTTGGGGGAGTTGGAGTACCTCATCTTTCGGCCTTCATACATGTACGAGTGTTGGATCTTAAAGATTGTGAGGTTATGGAGGACCACCAACTGGAAAGCATTGGACATTTGTCTCTGCTGAGATACTTGGCACTTGGACGGACCGATGTCCAAGAGCTGCCAAAAAACATTATGGAACTAGAGCACTTGTTGACCATAGATTTGAGGCGAACCTCGGTGAGGTATTTACCAGTATTTAGAACTGCCAAGCTGGTGTCTCTGCTTGCTCGTGATTTGGAACTGTCGAGAGGAGTGGGAGAAATGCAAGAATTGGAGGAACTAtctaaagtccatgtgggtggTAATTACTCACTGCATGATGCGGCAGAGCTTGTTAATAAGTTGACGCGGCTGAGACTGCTTGGGGTAAGATTTGATGATACGTTGCATGCGACCGAAACCAACCGACAGGGATTGAAGCATTTCCTCGAGGAGGTGGGAAAATCAAACCTGCAGTCCCTTACTTTTTCTCGTTACCCCTGTGATCTGTTTGACTTGCTGCTGGATTGTTGGGTCCGCATAAGGCCGCGTCGCCTCCAAAATTTTACGCTGAAAGTGGGTGGTGGATATGTCTCAGAAGTTCCACAGGAGATGGCCTGCCTTATTGCCCTTACGCGCTTGGATATCAAAGTTAAGACAGTAGAAGCAGAAGGTTTCCGTGCCCTCGGGAACTTGCCTAACTTAGTCTTGCTCGATCTACATTCAAAAGAAGGTACCAGAGGAAGGTGTACCGTCAGCAAGGATGGCTTTCAGCGCCTCAAGGTGTTCGTGTTCGGGTGTTGGGATGGTCggatggggctgcagtttgaagCAGGAGCCATGCCGCAGCTCCGAACGCTTTTGTTTCGCATGCTAGTACGTGAAACAAAAACTCGATACGGTGATTTCAATTTTGGCATCCAACACCTCTATTGCCTGGCACGAGTCCATGCCAGTATCGATTGTTCGCGTGCTACAGCTTTGGATGTGGAAGCTGCCGAGGCCGCCATCAGAGAACAAATATCTAAAATCCCCAACCATCCAGTATTGGAACTGGAAAGAAGACATAAACGCGATATGGTACAGAATCAAGAGCAGAAATCTCAAAAGTGA